The following nucleotide sequence is from Synechococcus sp. KORDI-52.
AACTAAAAAATGCTTGTCGATCAGGAACAGTTGGCAGAGGAGTGATTTTTTCTTCCTTGAAAAAATTGTTTTTTTCATAGAAGAGGTGTGTCTGCATCACCTGTCAGCTTCAGTGCCTCAGCGGCTCTTTGCTCGCTTCTGCTCCCTTCAATCGACATCAGGCATGGGTGCGTCACGAGGCCCGACAGGTCGCTGGTGTGCAACGCCAGGTTCGGCTTCTGAGGTTTGTGCCTCCTTGACAACCCCGAAGCGCTTTGGCGGCCAGCCGTCCCTGCCGATCGAGGGCTTGACGGCCCACCGCGGCCAGTGGCTGGGAGGCTTCTGGTGTTCGGCGCTTCCCTCGATTGAGACCCTCTCTCCCCTTTCATCCGATGGGATGGTTGATGCGTTCGTCACCAGGGCTTTCCATGGGGCCATCTCGAACCTTGAGGACAGCAACTTGCGCCAGAATCGTGAAGTGGATGTGATGGACCGATCCTTCCCTCCGGCAGTGAGTGAGCGCCAGTGTTGGAAGCACGAGCTGGTGCGATCAAACCGGCCCTGATCCGGTCCCCCTTTGGTTGCTGGCGGGAATCAGGTCATCGATGATCACCTCCAGTTAGATCCCATCCCTGGACTCAAACTGACTTTGTGCATGTTGTGAAACGGCCACCAATTTCGCCGTTGTTCCTGTCTTTTGGGCTCATCTTGGTTGAGCCAAGTTGCCAAAGGGGCTTGGAAGCCGGGCAGAGCGATGTCTGATGAGACCTGTGATTTGGCCTCTGTTGAGGCAGGAAGCAAATCCGTTCTTTCATCAAATGTTTGTTCTATTAAGGAATCATCCAGCGACTGCACCAACATTTAATCGTGGTCGAATCGCTCGGTGTTGCATTGTTATCGACCAGTTGTTTGATTCAGTCGGTCGGGTCTTCTTTTGGTCTGTTTGACGGGCCGTGCCTGAAGACAACAACCATTCCCATAGCTCACGGTAAGGTTGCTCTTGTACATCGTTGTGCAGGGTCCAGCACTGTGCAACCTTCAGCGACATGGCCTCAGGGGTGGTGTGGATCTCAGTGTGTTCTTAAAGGCTTTTTTCTGCGAGGTTGCACCTTCCAACCCTTGGAGCTCCTTTCGACTTTGACATCAGCAGGCATGAAGTGAAGGCCTATGGGTCTCATGATTGACGACAGCCGCTGTGACAAGGGGATGTGGCGATGTGATCTACATCAGGCTTGTAAGACGCGCTGAATGAGATCAACAAAACATCAGGAATTCCGAAATGGCTCAGAGCCCGATTGGTTTTGGAGGGTCCAGTGCAGTTCGGAGTTGGATCGCGTTTTCAACGACCGGAGTTGTTGCTCAACTCATCAAGATCTGAGCCATTCACTGGAGCAATGAATTGCGCATTGGCACGGACCACGCAGGTGCTGAAGCCTGGGGATTTCCTTGAGGCAATTCGCCAGTTCGGCAGACGGATCCGCAACCAGGTTTTGTCATTGTGGCGTTCCACAGCTTGTTTGAGCCCTCCCCGAACCGGTGTGTCTGTCTCCAGAAGGTCGCCGTAAAACAGCTTGGTCAGAGGTCGCATCCCTTTGCGTGGATCCCGGCAGTTGGTGCCGTTTGGATCGGCCTCCACCACGAGCCAGTGGCGCACTTCATAGAGCCCACGGTTGCCGGTGGTTTGACTGCTGTTGAAGTTGCCTGCGCGATCAGGGAGTGGTGGCTCGGCGCGCTGGGCCCGTGCGTGACCTGCCTGGATCAGCAGGCTCAGTAACAAGACGAATACCGACTTCACCAATTGAATCGAGCTGCTCAGCATCTCCAGCTTCTCAGGTGCCAGGCTGTTTCCCAAACCACACTTGAGGCAGCGCTCGTTTGAAACACTGCCGGATGTTGATGGTTACAAGTCTTCGCTTGCACTCGGTCTTGAGCCGCTTTGGAGGGATGGTGCTGCTGAGGTTGAATCGGAATGGATGCATGGATGAGGACTCTTTGGCTTGAAGACGAAATGGACGGGCTGATGGCTTTGCCCCTGGGAGTGAATTCCCACCAAATAAAGATGAAATGTTGTTATTCGTCTTTGAATTGTTGCCCTTTTCTCTCTCCCCTTTTACCCCGTCCGTAGCTATAGCTGATCAATTGATCACCTTGTCCCATGAGTGACTTGATCGTCGTCGGTTTCCCCAAGATCGAGGAGGCCGAGCAGGTGCGTCTGGAGTTGGCCAGCATCCAGCAAGAGCATCTGATCTCGCTTGAGGATGCGGTGGTGCTGGAGCATGGCGATGACGGTCACGTTCATCTTCGCCAAGCCATCAACTTGGCGGCCGCCGGTGCCGTGAGTGGCAGCTTCTGGGGCGTGCTCGTGGGACTGCTCTTCCTCAACCCACTGTTGGGTGCAGCTGTCGGAGCAGGTGCAGGCGCTGCTTCAGGAGCCCTCTCCGATATCGGCATCAATGATCAGTTCCTGCGGGAGCTGGCGGAAACCCTGCCGAAGGGAAGCGCTGCCCTGGCTTTGCTGGTGCGAGATGGCACGCCTGATCGTGTGGTCGAACGTTTGCGCCGCCACGCCCCCAAAGCGCGTTTGGTGAAGACCAGCCTGAGTCATACCGATGAGGATCAACTCCGCGACTTGCTGAAAACAGCTGCTCAGCAAGCCGAGGCGCTGCGTCTGTCCTGACAGGCGTTCGCTGCAGCTTCGATTGCGCTGCTGCCCTCCCTCGCATCCAGCAGATCTGCAAGCGGTGAGTCGGCGGTCTGCACACCCTTGCTGCACCAGCACAGAGCGCCGATATCTCCAGCCGTCATCAACACCGGCGACACGACTTGGAGATACAACTCCTTGCCTGTCCTGATGAACCTGCGGGCTTGCTTTGAAGGCAAGCTCCCGTGTGATGGTGGAGCGTTGGAGATGGAGTGATTCAATCAACGGTTAAAGGGTTCATGGGATGCCTTAGACCTTCCCTCAGACGCTCCATGGCATCCTGAATTGGGCAGTGCAGCGTTGACATCTCAAATCCAACGCAACGGCTGAGCTCGTGGCAACGGTCAATGTCTGATTGATGCAGTCAGGCTCAATCCAGCGCCACAAGGGCGTTCCTCAGGGAAAGGCTTCCACTGCTCAACACAAACTGTCGTCCTTTGGGGGACATGGGGTTGGGGATTTGACGGCGTCGACAAGACAGACCGCTTCATCATTGGCGCCAGGCGATGTGCGGAAGCTGCAGCATGAGACGTCTCAAAAACTGACGGCGCTTGAGCCAGTGATTTGGCTCAAGTTGAAGCGAGGTGAGCGCCCCTGGAAAAAAGCAAGGCGTCCTAGGGAACTGCTCACCTGCGCTTCAACAAAGGAGGAGGCCGCCCCTCCCAGGTGGAAGAGACGGCCTAACTCGCTCGTTTATGCATTGCAGTCGACCTAATCAGTACGTGTATTGCCGTTGGGGATCACCGTGGCAATGGAACTGAAAGAGGGAGGTCGAAGCGTCTGGCTTGTGGCAACCCTGGGGCCATTGGGTCGAGTGTGAAGCGTGACTCCTGCGGGGCACCTCGACGAACGGTGCAGAGGAGTGTCGACTGATCAGACGACCATCAGTGTCGTCACAGACGAGTAGCCCACGGTTGGGTTGAAAAGTTGGAGCAGGGGCCAGAACAGTCAGGCTGCTTCTGCGATTTGCTCAGGTGGAGTGTCGGCCGTCATGGGCGCCTCCTATTTCGATGGACTTACTTTCGTCAGCGGACGCGCATAAGGCAATCAGCTGTCGTGCTCATTGCCTTCTGGGGCGAATCGGTCGATTGTGGGTCCGACGTGCTCACTGAGGGCTGTGTTTCATCTCAGTGCAGCGGAACGACGTTTTGCTCTGACTTCGTTTGCCATCAAGGTGGCGATCTTTTGGATGGCTCAGTTGGTCGTCTGTGTGATGGATCCGCGGCGGCTGGTGTGCGGCTTCGTGGAGAAGGGGTTTCTGCCTTGTCTTATTAGCTTCTCGGTGATGGATTTTCTGGTGATTCCTCCGCTACGACGTCGCTGGGAGCGCTAACCCGTTGCCGAAACCAGCCCCTCGCGATCAGTGCGGATGTGGTTGAGGCGAGGGCGTGGAGGAGTGAATGGTGTGAGTCATGAAAACAACAGCCATTGACCTGTTCATCAAGTCGGGAAGGCGAGCGAAACAGGCCGGTTGTCCTCATTTGTATTTCTGTTTGGCAGATCTAAACCAGGTTCAGACGAACGGAGACTCAGATGCTTTACACCCTGTTCCTAGTAGCAGCAGCGTGCGCTGCAATGGTTGGCGTGATGGTTCTCGTCTACGGCACTGTTCGGTCGATGCAGAACACCCAGTGACTTCGAGCGTTTTTAAGCGCCTCTACGGCTCGATTTTGGCTATTCCCGCGTATGTCTAAACCCGCTGACCCTGTTGCGGCTCAGGAGTAGACCCACAACATTGAAACAGGTTGCCGGAGTGACTCTGAAGACATGATTCGCACCACTTTCACCGCCATTGCATCGGCTGCAGCACTCTTCGCTGTCAGTGATCCCATCGATCCACCAGTGGCTATGGCTGACACCGTGAAGGACTGCCTCTGCATTCTCTCCAGGCATGACGATTCGATCGCTCGGGAGGAGTTCCGCTGTGACTTCACTCAGACCATGGGTGCCGCTTACGTCGACAGCAAGCGTTGGGCTTTTGTCTTTCCCCACTCCGAACAGGACAAAACCTTCACCCGGCAGAACACCGAGGACTTCATCCGCTGGACCCGCGAAGGGCAATACGCACTGACCATGTTTCAGAGCGGCGAGAAACCGAACGAGCCAGGCGGGTTCTAAGTCGACTGAACATGTCCACAGCCGCCTTCGATCAGCTCCGACGCTCTGACGTTTGGTCCCTGGAGTACGGCTGAGAGATCAAGCAAAGGGTTTGTTGAGGAGCCATAAAACAACCGCAAATATTGAAGCGGTTATTGCTGAATTTCGGTTGACGCAAGCGATTTTGCCGGTGAGTGCTGCGCCATAAGCTGCCCCGTAAACAAAGCAAAAAAGCACTGTGTAGAGGAGTAGGAGCAAGGGGTTCACGTATGCCATGAGCAACTGACCTGAGATCTAGCAACACCACCGCCAGTCCGGCGTCCGTCACTGACGGAGTAAGTGGGGCTCGCTTGCGCTTGGCTTCTAAAACGGCTTGATCTCCACGTTCTCCACTCTGAACACCCATTCGCCTCCTTGGTGAATCCTGAGCGATTTCATCAATTGAGCTTTCACCAGCATTGGTGTTGTTATCACTGCCATCTCCAGCAGGGTGATCGAGGCAGGCATAGCCAGCTTCAGTCAGTCGTCCTTGGTCATTGATCTCAGGAGTTGACTCCTCTTCAGGTAGCAATGGCTCATCCATGGCTGTCACCAAATCCTTGGGCGTCGTCAGATTCACTACAAGGCTTAGAAGGGCGCTCAAGGTGACGCTTCCCCTTGCCAACCAAGCCACCAGGAATCGTGTGGCATCGAACCATTCCCTCTCCTTTTCAGGGACATGG
It contains:
- a CDS encoding DUF1269 domain-containing protein — protein: MSDLIVVGFPKIEEAEQVRLELASIQQEHLISLEDAVVLEHGDDGHVHLRQAINLAAAGAVSGSFWGVLVGLLFLNPLLGAAVGAGAGAASGALSDIGINDQFLRELAETLPKGSAALALLVRDGTPDRVVERLRRHAPKARLVKTSLSHTDEDQLRDLLKTAAQQAEALRLS